In Actinoplanes octamycinicus, the genomic window GAGCTGATCGAGGCGGACACCCCGGAGGGCCTGGCCACCGCGACGCCCCGGACCGTGCTGGCCGGCGACGAGACGGCCGGGGTCAAGGACCCGGTGCTGCACCACGACGAGCACGGCTGGCACCTGTGGGCGTCGGTGCACCCGCTGGAGTCCTGGGACGACGCCGACCGGATGACCACCGAGTACGCCACCAGCCCGGACGGCGTGCACTGGACCTGGCGGCGGACCGCGCTGGCCGGCCGGCCCGGGCAGTGGGACGCGCGCGGGGTGCGGGTGTCCTCCGTGCAGGTGGTGGGCGACGAGATCACGGTCGCCTACGACGGGCGGGCCACGGCGGGGGAGAACTGGGAGGAGCGGACCGGGACGGCCCGCGGCACGCGCCTGCCGGACGGGTCGTTCGGCGAGCTCACCGCCGAGGAGCGGGAGCCGGTGGGCAGCCCGCACGCGCCGTACGGGCTGCGCTACCTGAGCCTGGTCGAGGCGCCGGGCGGCGGGCGGCGGCTGTACTACGAGGCGACTCGCGAGGACGGGGCGCACGACCTGCGTACCGAGAAGGTCTGAGAGTGCGGTCACTCCCGCCGGGGGTGACCGGAGGCGCCTCGGGAGCCCCGGCCTAGCGTGGTCTCCGACGGCAGATGGTCGCGCACAGCGACGACGCGTCGATGGGCGGAACCGGTCTCACAAGGACCCGGTTCCGCCTTTCCTTTTCCGTACGGCGATTACCGACAGTAAGCGCAGGCCGTCCCGTTTGTCCCGCCTTTGCATTTCCTATGAATAGACACGCGACAATTCTTGAGGCCACTGTGGAATTGTCGGTCGCTCGTTCGGCGGAGATCACGTTTGTCCCACGGACGCCGGGGTATCGCCGAAACCAGCGAAATTTCGGGAGGGGAGCGCCGTGCGGACACTGGGCGGGCGGTATCAACTGGTGCACCGCATCGGCTGGGGCGGCATGTCCGAGGTGTGGCGCGGTCACGACCAGGTCCTCGACCGCCCGGTCGCCGTCAAGATCATGGCGCCGGCGGTGGAGGGCACGCTCGGCGAGGCCGGCGTCGAGCTGATCCGCGCCGAGGCCCGCTCGGCGGCCCGGCTCGCCCACCCGAACGTGGCCGGCGTGCACGACTTCGGCACCTCGCCGGCGCCCGGGCGGCGCGACGTGCCGTACATCGTGATGGAGCTGGTCGAGGGGCAGACGCTCGGTCAGCACCTGGCGCTCGGCCGGCTGGACTGGCGGATCGGGGTGCGGATCTGCGCCGAGGTGGCCGCCGCCCTGGCCGCCGCGCACGCCGAGCAGGTGGTGCACCGCGACATCAAGCCGGCCAACGTGATGCTCACCCCGAGCGGCGCCAAGGTCCTCGACTTCGGCATCGCGGCGGCGGTCGGCGCGCCCGAGCCGGACCCGGACGGCCCGGTGATGGGCACCCCGGCCTACGTCGCCCCGGAGCGCTTCGAGGGCTGCCCGGCCACCCCGGCCTCGGACATGTTCGGGCTCGGCTCGCTGCTCTACCACTGCCTGGCCGGCCGGGTGCCGTGGACCACCAGGTCGCACACCGAGCTGATCCACGCCCAGCGCTACTGGGACCCGGAGCCGCTGCCCCGGGTCGACGGGCTGCCGCCCGAGGTGCTCGACCTGTGCTTCCGCTGCCTGCGCCGGGACCCGGCGGAACGCCCGACCGCCCTGGTCGCCGCGCTGCTGCTGGCCGAGGCGGTGGACGCCCGGGTCTACGTGCCGCTGGCCGACATCGACCCGGCCACGCCGGCCTGGGACCAGGGGGCGATCGACGAGCCGACCTACCACCGCAACTCAGGCGCGCGGAACCACGACCAGTGGCACACCCGCCCGACGGAGCATGCGCCCCGACACGCCGCCGAGTAGCACCCGGCGGGCCGGGCCGTACCCCCGGGAGCCGCAGAACAGCACGTCCAGGCCGGTCAGCGCGGCCAGCTCCTCGATCACGTCGCCGGAACGCAGCTCCCACTCCACGGTGACGTCCGGGACGGTGGCGGCGGCTTTCCGGAGTGCCTCCTCGTAGGTCTCCCGGGCGGTGTCCAGGAAGGCCCGCTCGGCGTCGTCGCCGATCATGAACGGCAGCGCCGCGTCCCCGCCGGCCACCACGGTGACCAGCAGCAGCGGGCTGCCGGTCCGCCGGGCCAGCCCGGCCGCCGCGTCGAGCGCCGCCCGGCCGTCCGGGGTGTCCACGTAGGCCACCCCGATCCGGCCGGCGGTGCCGGGCGGCGCCGCGC contains:
- a CDS encoding serine/threonine-protein kinase, whose product is MRTLGGRYQLVHRIGWGGMSEVWRGHDQVLDRPVAVKIMAPAVEGTLGEAGVELIRAEARSAARLAHPNVAGVHDFGTSPAPGRRDVPYIVMELVEGQTLGQHLALGRLDWRIGVRICAEVAAALAAAHAEQVVHRDIKPANVMLTPSGAKVLDFGIAAAVGAPEPDPDGPVMGTPAYVAPERFEGCPATPASDMFGLGSLLYHCLAGRVPWTTRSHTELIHAQRYWDPEPLPRVDGLPPEVLDLCFRCLRRDPAERPTALVAALLLAEAVDARVYVPLADIDPATPAWDQGAIDEPTYHRNSGARNHDQWHTRPTEHAPRHAAE
- a CDS encoding universal stress protein; the encoded protein is MSAPVVVGADHGAGTADALALGRWLAGAYATGLIVAVVHPAPSALGSGRVDAEWIADRHRAAERILAEARATLDDPPGVDYRIVASSSAAHGLHDLAEQSGAALLVVGSGTAAPAARIFAGSTAERLLAGSVCPVAVTPAGCAAPPGTAGRIGVAYVDTPDGRAALDAAAGLARRTGSPLLLVTVVAGGDAALPFMIGDDAERAFLDTARETYEEALRKAAATVPDVTVEWELRSGDVIEELAALTGLDVLFCGSRGYGPARRVLLGGVSGRMLRRAGVPLVVVPRA